One window of the Melanotaenia boesemani isolate fMelBoe1 chromosome 14, fMelBoe1.pri, whole genome shotgun sequence genome contains the following:
- the srek1ip1 gene encoding protein SREK1IP1, translating to MAVPGPNKDNIRAGCKKCGYPGHLTFECRNFVRVDPQKDIVLDVSSTSTEESEDDLPPFCPPPHSEKVGRSGHHRKGSDDEDGGKRKHKQKKSKDRKSRKRSNSSSSDEEASKKKKKRHRSSSSSDGEERRKKKKQSHKKKSKKNKKEHGKHHKKRQKKRKHESSSSSSSSSSSSESSESD from the exons ATGGCTGTACCAg GTCCCAATAAGGACAACATCAGAGCTGGGTGTAAGAAATGTGGATACC CGGGTCATTTAACGTTTGAGTGCCGGAATTTTGTCAGAGTTGACCCCCAGAAAGACATAGTTCTGGATGTAAGCAGCACCAGCACTGAGGAAAGTGAAGATGACCTACCTCCTTTTTGTCCTCCTCCGCACAGTGAGAAGGTGGGGCGAAGTGGCCACCATCGTAAAG GTTCCGATGATGAAGATGGTGGAAAGAGGaagcacaaacaaaagaagagcaaAGACCGAAAGTCAAGAAAAAG ATCTAACTCATCATCGAGTGATGAAGAAgcttcaaaaaagaaaaagaagcgcCACAGATCAAGCTCATCATCtgatggagaggagaggaggaagaaaaagaaacaaagccataagaagaaaagcaaaaagaacaaaaaagagcaTGGGAAGCATcacaaaaagagacagaaaaaaagaaaacacgaatcttcctcctcctcttcctcctcttccagctCCAGTGAATCCAGTGAAAGTGACTGA